The Puntigrus tetrazona isolate hp1 unplaced genomic scaffold, ASM1883169v1 S000000280, whole genome shotgun sequence genome has a window encoding:
- the LOC122333438 gene encoding 39S ribosomal protein L38, mitochondrial-like, with product MYTLVGLVLQKHHTINNLSWCFLISWLPVRIPLDRVKTQWEQTNGPYHIQRLAEHYGIYQDLFPMAYFVPRVMLRVAYGEDGGAAVHYGNHLTPSQAAQAPRVHFEAEEKSLWTLLLTSPGTSTFLHLYLLNYILRLDICIT from the exons ATGTATACATTAGTGGGCTTAGTGTTACAGAAGCATCACACTATCAATAATTTAAGTTGGTGTTTTCTTATTTCCTGGCTCCCAGTCCGCATCCCCCTCGACAGAGTAAAGACGCAGTGGGAGCAGACGAACGGACCGTACCACATCCAGAGGCTCGCCGAACACTACGGGATATACCAGGACCTCTTTCCCATGGCGTACTTTGTGCCGCGGGTCATGCTGCGTGTGGCGTACGGAGAGGACGGCGGCGCcgcagtgcattatgggaacCACCTAACACCGAGTCAG GCGGCACAAGCACCTCGGGTACATTTTGAAGCGGAAGAAAAATCTCTCTGGACGCTGCTGCTGACCAGCCCAGGTACGTCAACATTTTTACATCTTTatcttttaaattacattttacgtCTAGACATCTGTATTACGTAA